One window from the genome of Streptomyces sp. WZ-12 encodes:
- a CDS encoding cell division protein SepF, protein MAGAMRKMAVYLGLVEDDGYDGRGFDPDDEFEPELDPEHDRGRRQQHQVQPETRPEREEPVRAATPPAPREPAPLAAESGRPARIAPVASITPERPNLEKNAPVIMPKVVSEREPYRITTLHPRTYNEARTIGEHFREGTPVIMNLTEMDDTDAKRLVDFAAGLVFGLHGSIERVTQKVFLLSPANVDVTAEDKARIAEGGFFNQS, encoded by the coding sequence ATGGCCGGCGCGATGCGCAAGATGGCGGTCTACCTCGGCCTCGTGGAGGACGATGGGTACGACGGCCGGGGGTTCGACCCCGACGACGAGTTCGAGCCCGAGCTTGACCCGGAGCACGATCGGGGGCGGCGGCAACAGCACCAAGTGCAGCCCGAGACACGCCCGGAGAGGGAGGAACCGGTCCGCGCCGCAACCCCTCCCGCGCCGCGTGAACCCGCCCCGCTCGCCGCGGAAAGCGGACGACCCGCGCGTATCGCCCCCGTGGCATCCATCACACCCGAACGTCCGAACCTGGAGAAGAACGCACCGGTGATCATGCCCAAAGTTGTGTCCGAGCGGGAGCCTTACCGCATCACCACACTGCACCCCCGGACCTACAACGAAGCCCGTACCATCGGGGAACACTTCCGTGAGGGCACTCCGGTGATCATGAATCTCACGGAGATGGACGACACGGACGCGAAGCGACTTGTCGACTTTGCGGCCGGGTTGGTCTTCGGACTGCACGGGAGCATTGAGCGGGTAACGCAGAAGGTGTTCCTGTTGTCGCCTGCTAACGTCGATGTCACGGCGGAGGACAAGGCCCGTATCGCAGAGGGCGGGTTCTTCAACCAGAGCTGA
- a CDS encoding YggS family pyridoxal phosphate-dependent enzyme — protein MARGRPRRGGAVTDDRRTQLADNLARVEDRISTACAKAGRARDEVSLIVVTKTYPASDVRLLAELGVRQVAENRDQEAAPKAAECADLPLTWHFVGQLQTNKVRSVARYAGVVQSVDRPRLATSLAKEAVRSGRELGCLIQVAFDVESVADGRMTGDRGGVAPEGVAELAEVIAASQGLRLDGLMTVAPLAGPYAGRQQAAFEQLMEISSDLRANHPAATMVSAGMSADLEDAVAAGATHVRIGTAVLGVRPRLG, from the coding sequence ATGGCTCGGGGGCGCCCCCGGAGAGGCGGCGCTGTGACCGACGACCGCAGAACGCAACTGGCCGACAACCTGGCGCGGGTGGAGGATCGTATCTCCACGGCCTGTGCCAAGGCCGGCCGGGCACGTGACGAGGTCTCGCTGATCGTCGTCACCAAGACCTACCCCGCGAGCGACGTCCGACTGCTCGCGGAGTTGGGGGTGCGTCAGGTCGCGGAAAACCGCGATCAGGAAGCGGCACCGAAGGCGGCCGAATGTGCTGATTTGCCGCTGACTTGGCACTTCGTCGGTCAGTTGCAGACCAACAAGGTGCGCTCGGTGGCCCGTTACGCGGGGGTCGTCCAGTCCGTCGACCGGCCGCGGTTGGCGACCTCGCTCGCCAAGGAGGCGGTCCGTTCCGGGCGTGAACTGGGTTGCCTGATCCAGGTGGCGTTTGATGTGGAGTCAGTTGCCGACGGCCGGATGACCGGTGACCGCGGCGGGGTGGCGCCGGAGGGCGTCGCCGAGCTCGCCGAGGTGATCGCCGCCTCCCAAGGGCTGCGCCTGGACGGCCTGATGACGGTCGCGCCGCTGGCCGGACCGTATGCCGGACGCCAACAGGCCGCTTTCGAGCAGCTCATGGAAATCTCATCCGACCTGCGCGCGAACCATCCTGCTGCCACCATGGTGTCGGCAGGGATGAGTGCGGACCTCGAAGACGCGGTGGCTGCCGGGGCGACACATGTACGCATCGGCACCGCGGTACTCGGAGTCCGACCACGGCTCGGGTAA
- the murG gene encoding undecaprenyldiphospho-muramoylpentapeptide beta-N-acetylglucosaminyltransferase produces the protein MHVVLAGGGTAGHIEPALALADALRRQDPTVGITALGTERGLETRLVPERGYELGLIPAVPLPRKPTPELITVPGRLRGTIKAAEQILERTKADCVVGFGGYVALPGYLAAKRLGVPIVVHEANARPGLANKIGSRYATYVAVSTPDSKLRGARYVGIPLRRSIATLDRAAVRPEARAAFGLDPNLPTLLVSGGSQGARRLNEVVQAAVPVLQRSGIQVLHAVGPKNELPHVDNMPGMPPYIPVPYVDRMDLAYAAADMMLCRAGAMTVAELSAVGLPAAFVPLPIGNGEQRLNAQPLVNAGGGLLVDDAQLTPDWVQDNVLPVLSDPHRLYEMSRAASEFGRRDADELLVGMVHDAIEQRRK, from the coding sequence GTGCATGTCGTACTCGCCGGTGGGGGGACCGCCGGCCACATCGAGCCCGCGCTCGCCCTCGCGGACGCCCTGCGGAGGCAGGACCCGACCGTGGGGATCACGGCCCTCGGCACGGAACGCGGCCTGGAGACCCGGCTGGTCCCCGAGCGCGGCTACGAGCTCGGCCTCATCCCGGCGGTACCGCTGCCCCGCAAGCCCACCCCCGAACTGATCACCGTCCCCGGGCGGCTGCGCGGCACGATCAAGGCCGCCGAGCAGATCCTGGAGCGCACCAAGGCGGACTGCGTCGTCGGCTTCGGCGGCTATGTGGCGCTGCCCGGCTATCTGGCCGCCAAGCGGCTCGGGGTGCCGATCGTCGTCCACGAGGCCAACGCCCGCCCCGGCCTGGCCAACAAGATCGGTTCGCGGTACGCGACGTACGTCGCGGTCAGCACCCCGGACAGCAAGCTGCGCGGCGCCCGTTACGTGGGCATCCCGCTGCGCCGCTCGATCGCCACCTTGGACCGGGCCGCGGTCCGACCCGAGGCGCGCGCCGCGTTCGGGCTCGACCCCAACTTGCCGACGCTGTTGGTGTCCGGCGGTTCCCAGGGCGCCCGCCGGCTCAACGAGGTCGTCCAGGCCGCCGTGCCGGTGCTCCAGCGCTCCGGCATCCAGGTGCTGCACGCGGTCGGCCCGAAGAACGAACTGCCGCACGTGGACAACATGCCGGGAATGCCCCCCTATATCCCGGTACCGTACGTGGACCGGATGGATCTCGCGTACGCCGCGGCCGACATGATGCTCTGCCGCGCGGGCGCGATGACCGTCGCCGAGCTGTCCGCCGTCGGGCTGCCGGCCGCCTTCGTCCCGCTGCCCATCGGCAACGGCGAACAGCGGCTCAACGCCCAGCCGCTGGTCAACGCCGGCGGTGGCCTGCTGGTCGACGACGCCCAGTTGACCCCGGATTGGGTGCAGGACAACGTGCTTCCCGTCCTGAGCGATCCGCACCGGCTGTACGAGATGTCCCGCGCGGCCTCGGAGTTCGGCCGTCGGGACGCCGACGAGCTGCTGGTCGGCATGGTGCACGACGCGATCGAGCAACGCCGCAAGTAG
- a CDS encoding cell division protein FtsQ/DivIB: MAGPTTAKRGTKKSTSGPRPSPSSGGRRFRLPRPRLRRPGRRGVIIIAVLAVLLGGFGAWAVYGSNWLRLERVRVTGTDVLTPQQVVAAASAPINAPLASVDTDAVERRLLARLPRLKSVAVTRSWPHTLGLEVTERAPKLLLETDGKFAEVDDEGVRFGTVTRALKGVPLLKMTVSDSPSSARFGTGRLLRAAVTVAQDLPAAVRKDVRALRVRSYDSITLELAGDRTVMWGSREQGAEKAKVLAALLKAARDARHVDVSVPSAPAVSGS; encoded by the coding sequence GTGGCCGGACCGACCACCGCCAAGCGCGGCACCAAGAAGTCGACGTCCGGCCCGCGCCCTTCGCCGTCCTCCGGCGGGCGGCGCTTCCGGTTGCCGCGCCCGCGACTGCGCCGGCCGGGCCGTCGCGGTGTGATCATCATCGCGGTACTCGCCGTGCTGCTCGGCGGGTTCGGGGCCTGGGCGGTCTACGGCTCCAACTGGCTGAGGTTGGAACGGGTACGGGTCACCGGCACCGACGTGCTCACCCCCCAACAGGTGGTCGCCGCGGCGTCCGCCCCCATAAACGCACCGCTGGCCTCCGTGGACACCGATGCGGTCGAACGCCGGCTGCTCGCCCGGCTTCCGCGCCTCAAGAGCGTTGCTGTGACCCGGTCCTGGCCGCACACGCTCGGTCTCGAAGTGACCGAAAGGGCGCCGAAACTGCTGCTGGAAACGGACGGGAAGTTCGCCGAAGTGGACGACGAGGGCGTCCGATTCGGCACCGTGACCCGCGCGCTCAAGGGTGTTCCGCTTCTGAAGATGACCGTTTCGGATTCCCCGAGTTCCGCACGTTTCGGAACCGGTCGTTTGCTGCGCGCCGCGGTCACCGTCGCCCAGGACCTTCCGGCCGCCGTCCGCAAGGACGTTCGCGCCCTCAGGGTCCGCTCCTACGACTCCATCACCCTCGAACTCGCAGGTGACCGCACGGTGATGTGGGGCAGCCGTGAACAGGGCGCCGAGAAGGCGAAGGTGCTGGCCGCGCTGCTGAAGGCCGCGCGTGACGCGCGCCACGTCGACGTCTCGGTCCCCAGCGCGCCCGCGGTGTCCGGGAGTTGA
- a CDS encoding DivIVA domain-containing protein, with translation MPLTPEDVRNKQFTTVRLREGYDEDEVDAFLDEVEAELTRLLRENEDLRAKLAAATRAAAQNQQQGLRKGPDQQEQQQPPQRPGAPVPAAISGPQPVPPQQQGMGGPPQLPGGAPQLPPGPGGHGPGPQGPHGPGPMGQGGPLGGPMGGPGQQLPQPAQQQGGPGGDSAARVLSLAQQTADQAIAEARSEANKIVGEARSRAEGLERDARAKADALERDAQEKHRVAMGSLESARATLERKVEDLRGFEREYRTRLKSYLESQLRQLENQSDDSLAPPRTPAAPSLPPSPSMASAGAGTMGGNHTMGGGPSMGGNHSMSSPSSGGPSYGGQQQMSPAMTQPMAPVRPQGPSPMQQTPSPMRGFLIDEDDN, from the coding sequence ATGCCGTTGACCCCCGAGGACGTGCGGAACAAGCAGTTCACGACCGTCCGCCTTCGAGAAGGCTATGACGAGGACGAGGTCGATGCCTTCCTCGACGAGGTCGAGGCCGAACTGACCCGCCTGCTGCGGGAGAACGAGGACCTGCGCGCCAAGTTGGCCGCCGCGACTCGGGCCGCCGCGCAGAACCAGCAGCAGGGTCTGCGCAAGGGGCCCGACCAGCAGGAGCAACAGCAGCCGCCGCAGCGGCCTGGGGCCCCGGTGCCCGCCGCCATATCCGGTCCGCAGCCGGTTCCGCCGCAGCAGCAGGGGATGGGTGGCCCGCCCCAACTGCCCGGTGGTGCACCGCAGCTGCCTCCCGGTCCCGGTGGCCACGGTCCCGGTCCGCAGGGCCCGCACGGTCCCGGCCCGATGGGCCAGGGCGGCCCGCTGGGCGGTCCGATGGGCGGCCCCGGGCAGCAACTGCCGCAGCCGGCCCAGCAGCAGGGCGGCCCCGGTGGTGACAGCGCGGCCCGCGTGCTGTCGTTGGCGCAGCAGACCGCCGACCAGGCGATCGCGGAGGCCCGTTCCGAGGCCAACAAGATCGTCGGCGAGGCGCGCAGCCGTGCCGAGGGCCTGGAGCGGGACGCCCGCGCCAAGGCCGATGCGCTGGAGCGGGACGCGCAGGAGAAGCACCGTGTGGCGATGGGCTCGTTGGAGTCGGCCCGCGCGACGCTGGAGCGCAAGGTCGAGGACCTGCGCGGCTTCGAGCGCGAGTACCGCACCCGTCTGAAGTCGTACCTGGAGAGCCAGCTTCGCCAGTTGGAGAACCAGTCCGACGACTCGCTGGCCCCGCCGCGGACCCCGGCCGCTCCCTCGCTGCCGCCGTCCCCGTCGATGGCGTCGGCCGGTGCGGGCACCATGGGCGGCAACCACACCATGGGGGGCGGCCCGTCGATGGGCGGTAACCACTCCATGAGCAGCCCGTCCAGCGGCGGTCCGTCCTACGGCGGTCAGCAGCAGATGTCGCCGGCGATGACGCAGCCGATGGCGCCGGTGCGGCCGCAGGGGCCGTCGCCGATGCAGCAGACGCCGTCGCCGATGCGCGGCTTCCTCATCGACGAGGACGACAACTAG
- the ftsW gene encoding putative lipid II flippase FtsW, with translation MTARSAKPARPRPVRRTPAKARTARAGRTPAGPRGFYVRAKRAWDRPLTAYYLILGAPLLIIVLGLVMVYSASQIKALQSGLAPSYFFRKQLLAAALGGGLLLFASRLPVRRHRALAYPLLAGSMFLLCLVAVPGIGVSVNGNQNWLSLGGPFQAQPSEFGKLALVLWAADLLARKEEKKQLTQWKQLLVPLTPVTFLLLGLIMLGGDMGTTVILTAILFGLLWLAGAPTRLFAGVLGAAALLSALLIKISAHRMSRLACIGATDPGPGDQCWQAVHGIYALASGGLFGSGLGASMEKWGELPEPHTDFIFAITGEELGLAGTLSVLALFAALGYAGIRVAGRTEDPFVRYAAGGVTTWIMAQAVINIGAVLGLLPIAGVPLPLFSYGGSALLPTMFAVGLLIAFARDEPAARAALTARSARKPVSGRKPAGVSWKTMRRRVKRRPSGER, from the coding sequence ATGACCGCCCGATCGGCGAAACCGGCGCGGCCGCGCCCGGTACGTCGGACCCCCGCGAAGGCGCGCACCGCGCGGGCCGGCCGGACCCCGGCCGGCCCGCGCGGGTTCTACGTCCGGGCCAAGCGGGCCTGGGACCGCCCGTTGACGGCCTATTACCTCATCCTCGGCGCCCCCCTGTTGATCATCGTCCTGGGACTGGTGATGGTCTACTCGGCCTCCCAGATCAAGGCGCTCCAGTCCGGACTGGCCCCGTCGTACTTCTTCCGCAAGCAGTTGCTGGCCGCCGCCCTCGGGGGCGGACTCCTGCTGTTCGCCTCCCGGTTGCCGGTGCGCCGGCACCGGGCGCTGGCCTACCCGCTGCTCGCCGGCTCGATGTTCCTGCTGTGCCTGGTGGCCGTCCCGGGCATCGGCGTCTCGGTCAACGGCAACCAGAACTGGCTGAGCCTGGGCGGCCCCTTCCAGGCGCAACCCAGCGAGTTCGGCAAGCTGGCGCTCGTGCTGTGGGCCGCCGACCTGCTCGCCCGTAAAGAGGAGAAGAAGCAACTGACGCAGTGGAAGCAGTTGCTGGTTCCCCTGACGCCGGTGACTTTTCTCCTGCTCGGGCTGATCATGCTCGGCGGCGACATGGGCACCACGGTCATCCTGACCGCGATCCTCTTCGGCCTGTTGTGGTTGGCCGGCGCCCCGACCCGGTTGTTCGCGGGGGTGTTGGGCGCAGCCGCGCTGCTCAGCGCGCTGTTGATCAAGATCAGCGCCCACCGGATGTCCCGACTGGCGTGCATCGGCGCCACCGATCCGGGCCCCGGCGACCAGTGCTGGCAGGCCGTGCACGGCATCTACGCGCTGGCCTCCGGCGGACTCTTCGGTTCCGGCCTCGGGGCGAGTATGGAAAAATGGGGAGAACTCCCTGAACCGCACACCGACTTCATCTTCGCCATCACCGGGGAGGAACTGGGCCTGGCGGGGACGCTGTCGGTGCTCGCCCTCTTCGCGGCTCTAGGCTATGCGGGTATCCGCGTGGCCGGACGCACGGAGGACCCCTTCGTACGGTACGCAGCGGGTGGCGTGACCACCTGGATCATGGCCCAGGCTGTGATCAACATCGGTGCGGTGCTCGGCCTGTTGCCGATCGCCGGTGTCCCGCTCCCGCTGTTCTCCTATGGAGGCTCCGCCCTGCTGCCGACGATGTTCGCCGTCGGGCTGCTGATCGCCTTCGCGCGTGACGAGCCCGCCGCGCGGGCGGCGTTGACGGCGCGGTCGGCGCGGAAGCCAGTGTCCGGCAGGAAACCGGCCGGGGTGAGTTGGAAGACGATGAGACGGCGCGTTAAGAGGCGGCCGTCCGGAGAGCGGTGA
- the ftsZ gene encoding cell division protein FtsZ, producing MAAPQNYLAVIKVVGIGGGGVNAINRMIEVGLKGVEFIAINTDAQALLMSDADVKLDVGREMTRGLGAGANPDVGRKAAEDHREEIEEVLKGADMVFVTAGEGGGTGTGGAPVVANIARSLGALTIGVVTRPFTFEGRRRANQAEDGIASLREEVDTLIVIPNDRLLSISDRQVSVLDAFKSADQVLLSGVQGITDLITTPGLINLDFADVKSVMSEAGSALMGIGSARGDDRAVAAAEMAISSPLLEASIDGARGVLLSISGGSDLGLFEINEAAQLVSEAAHPEANIIFGAVIDDALGDEVRVTVIAAGFDGGQPPARRDAQQATMPAPKREEPAPAPARPTAPPVEPPRTAPSFGGLGAVPPIRDEAPAQSDSPSLGEVPAPPTGGPSVPPARPYSDAAAEELDVPDFLK from the coding sequence GTGGCAGCACCGCAGAACTACCTCGCAGTCATCAAGGTCGTCGGGATCGGCGGCGGTGGCGTGAACGCCATCAACCGGATGATCGAGGTCGGGCTCAAGGGCGTCGAGTTCATCGCGATCAACACCGATGCGCAGGCGTTGCTGATGAGCGACGCCGACGTCAAGCTCGACGTCGGCCGCGAGATGACGCGCGGACTCGGCGCCGGCGCCAACCCGGACGTGGGCCGCAAGGCGGCCGAGGATCACCGCGAGGAGATCGAGGAGGTCCTCAAGGGGGCCGACATGGTCTTCGTGACCGCGGGTGAGGGCGGCGGGACCGGCACCGGCGGTGCCCCGGTCGTCGCCAACATCGCCCGCTCGCTGGGCGCCCTGACGATCGGTGTGGTCACCCGCCCGTTCACCTTCGAGGGCCGCCGTCGCGCCAACCAGGCCGAGGACGGCATCGCGAGCCTTCGCGAAGAGGTCGACACCCTCATCGTGATCCCCAACGACCGTCTGCTGTCCATCTCGGACCGCCAGGTGAGCGTGCTCGATGCGTTCAAGTCCGCGGACCAGGTGCTGCTGTCGGGTGTCCAGGGCATCACCGACCTGATCACCACTCCGGGTCTCATCAACCTCGACTTCGCCGACGTCAAGTCCGTGATGTCCGAGGCCGGATCGGCGCTGATGGGCATCGGCTCGGCGCGCGGCGACGACCGCGCGGTGGCCGCGGCGGAGATGGCGATCTCCTCGCCGCTGCTGGAGGCCTCGATCGACGGCGCCCGCGGTGTGCTGCTCTCCATCTCCGGCGGTTCCGACCTCGGTCTCTTCGAGATCAACGAGGCGGCCCAACTGGTCAGCGAGGCCGCGCACCCCGAGGCCAACATCATCTTCGGCGCGGTCATCGACGACGCGCTGGGCGACGAGGTCCGGGTCACCGTCATCGCCGCGGGCTTCGACGGCGGTCAGCCGCCGGCCCGGCGCGATGCGCAGCAGGCCACCATGCCGGCTCCCAAGCGCGAGGAGCCCGCCCCGGCGCCGGCCCGCCCGACCGCCCCGCCGGTCGAACCGCCGCGCACCGCACCGTCGTTCGGCGGTCTCGGCGCGGTCCCGCCGATCCGGGACGAGGCCCCGGCGCAGTCCGACTCCCCGTCGCTGGGCGAGGTCCCCGCCCCGCCGACCGGCGGCCCGTCGGTTCCCCCGGCCCGTCCGTACTCGGACGCCGCGGCCGAGGAGCTGGACGTTCCCGACTTCCTGAAGTGA
- the pgeF gene encoding peptidoglycan editing factor PgeF encodes MIGQQHHVSGAHFAFTDRWGGVSAAPYEQLNLGGAVGDDPAAVRTNRARAAEALGLDPADVVWMNQVHGRDVAVVDAPWTEGDAPPVDAVVTSRRGLALAVLTADCTPVLLADPVAGIAGAAHAGRPGLVAGVVPALVAAMTERGAEPSRILAHTGPSVCGGCYEVPEEMRAEVAAVVPEAWATTSWGTPSVDVTAGVRAQLAAAGVQLRPQPQPCTRESTDHFSYRRDRTTGRLASYVWLGGAPGEAAL; translated from the coding sequence GTGATAGGGCAACAGCACCACGTGAGCGGCGCGCACTTCGCCTTCACCGACAGGTGGGGCGGGGTGAGCGCCGCTCCGTATGAGCAGCTCAATCTGGGCGGCGCGGTCGGCGACGACCCCGCCGCCGTGCGGACCAACCGCGCCCGCGCCGCGGAGGCGCTGGGCCTCGACCCGGCCGATGTGGTCTGGATGAACCAGGTCCACGGCCGGGACGTGGCGGTGGTCGACGCGCCATGGACGGAGGGTGACGCCCCGCCCGTGGACGCGGTGGTGACGTCCCGTCGGGGACTCGCACTGGCCGTGCTGACCGCGGACTGCACCCCGGTCCTGCTCGCCGACCCGGTCGCCGGGATCGCGGGCGCCGCGCACGCCGGCCGGCCGGGCCTGGTCGCCGGGGTCGTGCCGGCGCTCGTCGCCGCCATGACCGAACGGGGCGCGGAGCCCTCCCGGATCCTCGCGCACACCGGACCCTCGGTCTGCGGGGGTTGCTACGAGGTGCCCGAGGAGATGCGCGCGGAGGTCGCCGCGGTGGTGCCCGAGGCGTGGGCGACCACGTCCTGGGGCACGCCGTCGGTGGACGTCACCGCCGGAGTCCGCGCCCAACTGGCCGCGGCCGGCGTCCAGTTGCGTCCGCAACCGCAGCCGTGTACCCGGGAGTCGACGGACCACTTCTCGTACCGGCGCGACCGCACCACCGGGCGGTTGGCGAGCTACGTATGGCTCGGGGGCGCCCCCGGAGAGGCGGCGCTGTGA
- a CDS encoding YggT family protein produces the protein MSVAGQVIYIALYCFLILLIFRLVMDYVFQFARSWQPGKAMVVILEATYTVTDPPLKLLRRVIPPLRLGGVALDLSFFVLMIIVYILITVVRSVLLV, from the coding sequence ATGAGTGTCGCTGGTCAGGTGATCTACATCGCGCTGTACTGCTTTCTGATTCTGCTGATCTTCCGACTGGTGATGGACTATGTCTTCCAGTTCGCCCGCTCATGGCAACCCGGCAAGGCGATGGTGGTGATTCTTGAGGCCACCTACACTGTCACCGATCCGCCACTCAAACTTCTGCGGCGGGTCATTCCGCCGCTGCGTCTCGGGGGCGTGGCGCTCGACCTGTCCTTCTTCGTATTGATGATCATCGTGTACATCCTGATCACCGTCGTGAGGTCGGTGTTGTTGGTGTGA